The nucleotide sequence GACGCCAGACCGCATTCCCGCCGCTGCAGGCCTGTCCAACTTTGTGCGGATTACCGCAGGTGCCATGGGCACCTCGATCGCCACCACCCTCTGGGAAAACCGCGCCGCCATGCACCACGCGCACCTGACGGAGCTACTGGTACAAGGACAGGGCACGTTTGCCGTCACCGTGAAAAACCTGCAGGCCGCAGGCATGAGCGCCGAGCAAGCCTATGCCCAGATCAACCGTTTGATCGACCAGCAAGCCTTTACGCGGGCCGCAGACGACATCTTTCTGGCCTCGTCCATGCTGTTCCTGACCCTGATCGTGCTGATCTGGTTCACCAAACGCCCTGCCGCCCATCTGGGTGGAGCCGATGCTGCAGCGGGAGCGCATTGACGGGCAACCGCTGACTTTGCATAAAAATAGCTGCTAGCGCTTATCTATCAGGCGCTGGCAGCTATTTTTTTGATAGTTATTGGTTTGCGTCGGTGGGGCTTGTGAGTGGCTCGGGTCGACCCAGAGAGGTGTTTGATGTCCAGCCTTGTGTACCTGAATTGCCTTCAGTCTTTTAATTGTGCGCCAAACATTTGGTTTCCTAAAAAACCTCGATCAAGAAGCCCAAGCTGAACAGCGATCTCTTGCCGGAGGCACTCTGCATCCTTATTTTCGCCATCCTTAGGGAAAGAGAAGAATGAAGGGGCCAGATTTGAAGGCTCAAATAAAGCGAGCAACAATGCCTCTCCCCCTGTTTTAGTGATTAGTTCTACACGGTTGACGGATGTCTTTCCTGGCAGGATGTATGACTGAACCGAGCCGAATAGCTCTAAAGGATAGACGCGCTGCTTTGGCTTAAAGAAGACTGAGACTCTCGAAATGATGACTTGACCCTTGGCTGCATCTAGTGTGACTCGGCGCCGATTTGCGACTACTTTATCCCAGAGCAATAGCGAGCCAAATCCCGCAAAAACTGCCGCCATTACAAGTCCTTTGGAATCAAAAAATCCTAGCAATAGGCCAAATATAGCCATACCCAAAGAAAAATAGACAGTTAGAAAAGAGCATTGATTCTTTACAGCAATTGGATTTAACAAGGCCATATCGATGGACAAAATTAAGCCTCTCACTAAATTTATACGACTTCATTTATTTTATAAAGGAAGAAATAGCAAATACAATCATAATTAAATACAAATTCAAAAAAGATATAGCAAGAGCAACCGATCCTTTTGTTTTTCTCTTAAAGCATCGTCTCAACCCAAAAATAAAAGATTCCGAAGAGTCAAAATTTTTACTCATAGAGAAAAATATTGGAACAGAGATAATTGAAGAAAAAATAAAATAACAAATTAAATAGAACTCTGTGTCATCTGACATGTCGGTAGCTCTCCTCTAAACACTCCCTGCGACAGGCATAAACACTATGACATATTGGGCTAGGTATGTCTGCTTCTGGCCGATAGCAGCCCAAAACTGCCCACACCCCAAGCAAAAACCTATCAGCAGCCTCACCGCTCTTGAATGAACCGAATCAGCGTCCCGTCAATATCAATCAACGCCCCAACTGTGCCGCCCCAGGGCTCTTTTTTCGGGCGATGCAATCTGGGCCATCCTTGGGCTGCTTCAGGTATGCCTGCCTCTATCGCCAGCTGGAAGAATGACGCCACATCCTCAAGCCTGAAGCAGCAGCTGAACCAGCTGGTGGCGGGGTCGACATTCGGGTGGCTAAAGAACTCAAGCACCAGCCCTTCCCTTTTGAGAATCATCCAGTCTCGGTCTTTCCAGGTTTCTTCGAAACCCAGCTTGCGATAAAAGCTGGACGTGGCATCAAAGTCGCGGGCGGGCAGGTTGGGAGTTGAAAAGTCAGCCATGGCGCTTTCTGTTGAATAGATCGACGGATGTTATTGCCCAGGCGCTCCAAGATGGTCAAGAGGGTCCGGGCATCGGCTTCGGCAGCTATGTGTAGCCAGCCACACCGCAGGTGACTGCTTGGCTTACTGACTCTTATCGAGCCGCCGCAAAAACACCTGCAGTTCCTTGACGACCTGGGCATCCCCCTTGGCCTCTGCACACGCCAGCCCCTGCTGCCATGCCTGCCGTGCGGCCTGCGTGTCGCCCAGCGCCAGCTCTACCTTGCCCAGTTGCTTCCAGGCGACGGAGTACGCGGCATCCAGCGCCGTGGCCTGCTGCAGATGCTCGCGGGCCAGGGCCATCTGCTCTTCATCCGCATAGGCCTTGCCCAGCGTGTAGCGCAGCAGCGCGCCATCTTTGCCCTGCGCCAGCAGCTTTTCCAGATTTCCAACCATGGGGTTCATCGCGCGTCCTCTCCTTGCGCTGCAGTGTCGCAAGTCTGCAAAGCCGCAACTCTGATACGGCCTCTTTCAATATTCAGCTTGCATCCCGGTCTCTGGGCCCAAACTGCTCAGCAGACTCCCGTCAAGGCTCCATCTTGTTCAAGAAACCTTTTACAACGCCCATCGCCAGCTACGAGCACTCGCCCCAGTATGTGCAGGGGCGGTTTCGCAATATCCACCCGCGCCCGGCCAATAGCCCGCAGCCTGATGCGAAAACCCTGTGGAACTTTTTCTTCAACAAGCCTGCCGACAGCGACCCCGCCAGCACCTTGCCGGTGCTGGCATTGACCCCAGCCCAGTTGGTTGCCGCGCCAGAGCGCAGTCTCTATCGCATCGGTCATTCCACCTTGCTGATGAAGCTGCGCGGTGGCTGGTGGATTACCGACCCTGTGTTTGCTGAACGGGCGTCGCCACTATCATTTGCCGGCCCCAGGCGCTTTCATGCGCCGCCGATTGCACTGGCTGACTTGCCGCCGCTGCGCGGAGTGCTGCTGTCACACGACCATTACGACCATCTGGACCATGCCGCGATCAAGGCACTTGCTCCCAAGGTGGAAACCTTTCTCTGCCCGCTGGGTGTGGGCGACCGGCTGGTGAGCTGGGGCGTCAAGACCGAAAAAATCATTCAGCATGACTGGTGGCAGGCCAGTGAGGTCGATGGCCTGCGCTTTACCGCCACGCCCGCCC is from Comamonas fluminis and encodes:
- a CDS encoding bleomycin resistance protein, producing MADFSTPNLPARDFDATSSFYRKLGFEETWKDRDWMILKREGLVLEFFSHPNVDPATSWFSCCFRLEDVASFFQLAIEAGIPEAAQGWPRLHRPKKEPWGGTVGALIDIDGTLIRFIQER
- a CDS encoding MBL fold metallo-hydrolase, giving the protein MFKKPFTTPIASYEHSPQYVQGRFRNIHPRPANSPQPDAKTLWNFFFNKPADSDPASTLPVLALTPAQLVAAPERSLYRIGHSTLLMKLRGGWWITDPVFAERASPLSFAGPRRFHAPPIALADLPPLRGVLLSHDHYDHLDHAAIKALAPKVETFLCPLGVGDRLVSWGVKTEKIIQHDWWQASEVDGLRFTATPAQHFSGRSLSDGNRTLWSSWVIEDLQSSQPLRVFFSGDGGYFDGFTEIGRRFGPFDLTLMETGAYDAHWPYVHMHPAQTIQAHKDLGGRWLLPIHNGTFNLAMHAWWDPFEQIVGLAKESNVAIATPMMGERLDLQTPHTGSPWWRSCVNQSLPAMQRA